The Cellulomonas sp. P24 genome contains a region encoding:
- the pgeF gene encoding peptidoglycan editing factor PgeF, whose product MTGAFTTRGGGVSTGPWAGLDLATHVGDDTAAVARNRQLLESRIGAPIAWADQVHGAEAHVVTGPPGDPLRPVARADALVTGSAEVAVGVLVADCVPVLLADPVARVVSALHAGRRGLVSGVVQNAVAAMRDLGADPGRLRAAIGPCVCGACYEVPADMRDDVASTVPAAHAETSWGTPSLDLPAGVAAVLDACGVRDVQRVERCTMSDAQFFSHRLSTRRGEPTGRFAGVIRLTGVSPRS is encoded by the coding sequence GTGACCGGTGCTTTCACGACACGCGGCGGCGGCGTCAGCACCGGGCCGTGGGCCGGTCTCGACCTTGCGACCCACGTCGGTGACGACACGGCCGCGGTCGCACGGAACCGGCAGCTTCTCGAGAGCAGGATCGGCGCGCCGATCGCCTGGGCGGACCAGGTGCACGGAGCCGAGGCGCACGTGGTCACGGGTCCGCCGGGCGACCCGCTGCGACCCGTCGCGCGGGCCGATGCCCTCGTGACGGGTTCGGCGGAGGTCGCGGTGGGCGTGCTCGTCGCGGACTGCGTCCCGGTTCTGCTCGCCGACCCCGTCGCGCGGGTCGTGTCCGCGCTCCATGCGGGCCGTCGTGGGCTCGTCTCGGGGGTCGTCCAGAACGCCGTCGCTGCGATGCGGGACCTCGGGGCGGACCCGGGTCGTCTGCGGGCGGCGATCGGCCCGTGCGTGTGCGGGGCGTGCTACGAGGTACCGGCGGACATGCGCGACGACGTCGCGAGCACTGTGCCGGCGGCGCACGCCGAGACGTCGTGGGGGACCCCGTCCCTCGACCTGCCCGCCGGCGTCGCGGCCGTCCTCGACGCCTGCGGGGTCCGTGACGTGCAACGGGTCGAGCGGTGCACCATGAGCGACGCACAGTTCTTCTCGCACCGGCTGTCCACGCGCCGCGGGGAACCGACCGGGCGCTTCGCAGGTGTCATCCGTCTGACGGGCGTGTCGCCGCGGTCGTGA
- a CDS encoding RNA-binding S4 domain-containing protein, whose product MNSDPSPVPISDDTIRLGQFLKLADLAETGAHARELLEDDAVTVNGEPEQRRGRQLHRGDVVSVDLPTGSRTAVVG is encoded by the coding sequence ATGAACAGCGACCCCAGCCCGGTACCCATCTCCGACGACACGATCCGGCTCGGCCAGTTCCTCAAGCTTGCCGACCTGGCCGAGACCGGGGCCCACGCGCGCGAGCTGCTCGAGGACGACGCGGTCACGGTGAACGGCGAGCCCGAGCAGCGTCGCGGCCGTCAGCTCCACCGAGGGGACGTCGTGTCCGTCGACCTGCCGACCGGGTCCCGCACGGCCGTCGTCGGCTGA
- a CDS encoding cell division protein FtsQ/DivIB yields the protein MAEPSAPARPARPTPESAPAVAVTTYAARRRAPGLPVRPAVVSSRSAERFAERVSARRAVTRRHVYLGVAVTVVAGLLSWLLLLSPVLALEPDRVVVKDPGTVVTVADVLAVVDARAGTPLPRLDTVALRDAILEVPGVRSAKVMRDWPHGLTITLVSREPVAAIPDPSGGYVLRDADGVQVGRADTPPTGLPVVTIPATATDTKRTLAAVLGVLDALPPDLSAQVASVEASSQDTVGMDLRDGAHVVWGSADQTALKIAVLKALRAAPTSAHAKVYDLSAPTLPITR from the coding sequence GTGGCCGAGCCGTCGGCTCCGGCGCGTCCGGCGCGTCCGACGCCCGAGTCCGCGCCCGCCGTCGCCGTGACGACGTACGCCGCTCGGCGCCGGGCACCGGGGCTGCCGGTGCGGCCGGCGGTGGTCTCGTCCCGGTCGGCGGAGCGCTTCGCGGAGAGGGTGAGCGCGCGGCGAGCCGTGACCCGTCGGCACGTCTACCTCGGGGTGGCGGTCACGGTGGTCGCCGGTCTGCTGTCGTGGCTGCTGCTGCTGTCGCCCGTCCTGGCACTCGAGCCCGATCGGGTCGTCGTCAAGGACCCCGGGACCGTCGTGACCGTCGCGGACGTGCTCGCTGTCGTCGATGCGCGGGCCGGGACGCCGCTCCCGCGGCTTGACACGGTTGCGCTCCGGGACGCGATCCTCGAGGTCCCGGGGGTGCGGTCGGCGAAGGTCATGCGCGACTGGCCGCACGGGCTGACGATCACGCTCGTCTCCCGTGAACCGGTCGCGGCGATCCCCGACCCGTCCGGAGGCTACGTGCTGCGGGACGCGGACGGCGTGCAGGTCGGCCGGGCCGACACCCCGCCGACCGGGCTCCCGGTGGTGACGATCCCTGCGACGGCGACCGACACGAAGCGCACGCTCGCGGCGGTCCTGGGGGTGCTCGATGCACTCCCGCCGGACCTGAGCGCGCAGGTGGCGTCCGTCGAGGCGTCGAGCCAGGACACCGTCGGGATGGATCTGCGGGACGGTGCGCACGTGGTGTGGGGGAGCGCCGATCAGACGGCGCTCAAGATCGCGGTGCTGAAGGCGTTGCGTGCGGCGCCGACCAGTGCCCACGCCAAGGTCTACGACCTGTCGGCGCCGACCCTGCCGATCACACGGTGA
- a CDS encoding TraR/DksA family transcriptional regulator: protein MTTARIVGDDGLPVIEDLAVRPGEEPWTVEDVRALRSELISEVDRLTAELSAADTELSDLLRNSGDGAGDDQADSGSSALEREQELTLVNNTRNLLTQTTRALERVSDGSFATCESCGEPIGKDRVLAFPRATLCVVCKQREERR, encoded by the coding sequence ATGACGACGGCTCGGATCGTGGGCGATGACGGGCTTCCGGTCATCGAGGACCTCGCGGTCCGCCCTGGTGAGGAGCCGTGGACCGTCGAAGACGTGCGCGCTCTGCGGAGCGAGCTGATCAGCGAGGTCGACCGGCTGACCGCTGAGCTGTCGGCCGCGGACACCGAGCTGTCCGACCTGCTCCGCAACTCGGGGGACGGCGCCGGGGACGACCAGGCGGACTCCGGCTCGAGCGCGCTGGAGCGCGAGCAGGAGCTGACGCTCGTCAACAACACGCGCAACCTGCTCACGCAGACCACGCGCGCACTCGAACGCGTGAGCGACGGGAGCTTCGCGACGTGCGAGTCCTGTGGCGAACCGATCGGCAAGGATCGCGTGCTCGCGTTCCCGCGGGCCACGCTGTGCGTCGTCTGCAAGCAGCGCGAGGAACGGCGCTGA
- the ftsZ gene encoding cell division protein FtsZ has product MAAPQNYLAVIKVVGIGGGGVNAVNRMIEVGLKGVEFIAINTDAQALLMSDADVKLDVGRELTRGLGAGADPEVGKKAAEDHAEEIEDVLRGADMVFVTAGEGGGTGTGGAPVVARIARSLGALTIGVVTRPFTFEGRRRSVQADSGIDGLRAEVDTLIVIPNDRLLSISDRSVSVLDAFRSADQVLLSGVQGITDLITTPGLINLDFADVKSVMQGAGSALMGIGSARGEDRAVQAAELAISSPLLEASIDGAHGVLLSIQGGSDLGLFEINEAARLVQEAAHAEANIIFGAVIDDALGDEVRVTVIAAGFDSGSPTVRRDARALGQVTGGALPTPGPAPRRRTRYRPSSRWLPTPRPRTCRHRSRARRSPRSSRLTRRRSPPPVSSRCHAPSRRSRVVGAATTSTSPTS; this is encoded by the coding sequence GTGGCAGCTCCCCAGAACTACCTGGCGGTCATCAAGGTCGTCGGCATCGGTGGTGGTGGCGTCAATGCCGTGAACCGGATGATCGAGGTCGGCCTCAAGGGTGTCGAGTTCATCGCCATCAACACCGACGCCCAGGCACTGCTGATGTCGGATGCCGACGTCAAGCTCGACGTCGGTCGCGAGCTGACCCGAGGCCTCGGCGCCGGGGCGGATCCGGAGGTCGGGAAGAAGGCGGCCGAGGATCACGCCGAGGAGATCGAGGACGTGCTCCGCGGCGCGGACATGGTCTTCGTGACCGCAGGCGAGGGCGGCGGGACCGGGACGGGTGGCGCGCCGGTGGTGGCTCGGATCGCTCGCTCGCTCGGGGCCCTGACGATCGGTGTCGTCACCCGTCCGTTCACGTTCGAGGGGCGCCGTCGCTCGGTGCAGGCCGACTCGGGGATCGACGGGCTCCGGGCCGAGGTCGACACGCTCATCGTGATCCCCAACGACCGCCTGCTCTCGATCAGCGATCGGTCGGTGTCGGTGCTCGACGCGTTCCGTTCGGCCGACCAGGTGCTGCTCTCCGGTGTGCAGGGCATCACCGACCTGATCACGACCCCTGGTCTGATCAACCTCGACTTCGCCGACGTCAAGTCGGTCATGCAGGGCGCCGGGAGTGCGCTGATGGGGATCGGGTCCGCCCGCGGCGAGGACCGCGCGGTCCAGGCAGCCGAGCTCGCGATCTCGTCGCCGCTCCTCGAGGCGAGCATCGACGGCGCGCACGGTGTGCTGCTGTCGATCCAGGGCGGCTCGGACCTCGGTCTCTTCGAGATCAACGAAGCAGCCCGGCTCGTCCAGGAGGCTGCGCACGCCGAGGCCAACATCATCTTCGGCGCCGTGATCGACGACGCCCTGGGCGACGAGGTCCGGGTCACGGTGATCGCCGCCGGCTTCGACAGCGGCTCGCCCACCGTGCGTCGGGACGCGCGCGCCCTCGGTCAGGTCACGGGCGGGGCGCTCCCCACCCCCGGCCCGGCTCCTCGGCGTCGCACGCGATACCGGCCGTCGTCCCGGTGGCTCCCGACACCGAGGCCCCGTACGTGCCGGCACAGGTCCCGGGCGAGGAGATCCCCGCGTTCCTCTCGCCTGACCCGGAGGCGGTCACCGCCACCGGTCAGCTCGAGATGCCACGCACCTTCGAGGAGGAGCCGAGTCGTCGGGGCCGCGACGACCTCGACGTCCCCGACTTCCTGA
- a CDS encoding DivIVA domain-containing protein — protein MALLTADDVLNKKFQATKFREGYDQDEVDDFLDLVVGTLRELQGENDDLKTKLAAAERRIAELSRTGAAQGAPVVAAPAPEPTPEPTPAPAPVVAAPVAPAPVVSAPVRQSEPESATGMLALAQKLHDDYVRSGQEEGERLIAEAKSQGTRIVREAEETSSRTLGQLEQERSLLERKIDELRVFERDYRTRLKSYLENLLGDLDNRGSALQGRTTPGGQPQGEGQSL, from the coding sequence ATGGCGCTGCTGACAGCAGATGACGTCCTGAACAAGAAGTTCCAGGCGACCAAGTTCCGCGAGGGGTACGACCAGGACGAGGTCGACGACTTCCTCGACCTCGTCGTCGGCACTCTCCGTGAGCTCCAGGGAGAGAACGACGACCTCAAGACGAAGCTGGCGGCGGCCGAGCGGCGCATCGCCGAGCTGAGCCGCACCGGAGCAGCTCAGGGTGCTCCGGTGGTCGCGGCACCGGCACCTGAGCCGACACCTGAGCCGACTCCCGCTCCTGCCCCCGTCGTCGCGGCCCCGGTCGCACCGGCACCCGTCGTGTCGGCCCCGGTGCGGCAGAGCGAGCCCGAGTCCGCGACCGGGATGCTTGCGCTGGCCCAGAAGCTCCACGACGACTACGTGCGCAGCGGCCAGGAGGAGGGCGAGCGACTCATCGCCGAGGCGAAGTCCCAGGGCACCCGGATCGTGCGTGAGGCGGAGGAGACGTCGAGCCGTACCCTCGGCCAGCTGGAGCAGGAGCGGTCGCTCCTCGAGCGCAAGATCGACGAGCTCCGCGTCTTCGAGCGCGACTACCGCACGCGCCTGAAGAGCTACCTGGAGAACCTTCTCGGGGACCTGGACAACCGGGGCAGCGCGCTCCAGGGTCGCACCACCCCCGGCGGTCAGCCGCAGGGCGAGGGGCAGTCTCTCTGA
- a CDS encoding YggT family protein gives MRLVAGALSLVVTLFIVALLARMVVDWVQFFARDWRPRGAVLVLTETVYTVTDPPLRALRRLLPPLTLGNMRLDLAFTVLLLLCWFLLLVLSILGS, from the coding sequence GTGAGGCTCGTCGCGGGTGCGTTGTCGCTCGTCGTCACGCTGTTCATCGTCGCCCTGCTCGCACGGATGGTGGTCGACTGGGTGCAGTTCTTCGCCCGGGACTGGCGACCGCGGGGCGCGGTCCTCGTCCTGACCGAGACCGTGTACACGGTCACGGACCCGCCGCTGCGTGCCCTGCGTCGACTCCTGCCGCCGCTCACGCTCGGCAACATGCGCCTCGACCTGGCATTCACCGTCCTGCTGCTCCTGTGCTGGTTCCTGCTGCTCGTGCTGAGCATCCTCGGGAGCTGA
- the murC gene encoding UDP-N-acetylmuramate--L-alanine ligase: MTAIDPSGASRVEDWGRVHLIGVGGAGMSAIAALLAARGLTVSGSDARDSATLAAVRASGVRTWVGHEAAHVDDADVVVVSTAVRSSNPELVRARELGRRVVHRSEALAALMAGRTAVAVAGAHGKTTTSAMTAVILSDVGLDPSYAIGGTVLGVGGAAVSLPVRGARNGSGRVFVAEADESDGSFLAYSPTIAVVTNVEADHLDHYGSLAAFEAVFVEFTERIVDGGWLVACSDDAGACRLVGTAHAALAARGVQVVTYGTADAPAGSDAHVTIADYVADGDGGRAVVRATSGRGPLRMTGPVSLELAVPGAHNVANATAAWIVATLLGVDPVQAAAGAAAFRGTGRRFEDRGTVAGVRVVDDYAHHPTEVAALLRAARTVAGAGRVLVLFQPHLYSRTRVFAREFAEALALADVVVVTGIYGAREDPEPGVTGALIVDAMTRPGAYVADRGEAASRLAAEARSGDLVLTVGAGDVTDLGPVVLDELARRHGGRPGGGPA, from the coding sequence ATGACGGCGATCGACCCGAGCGGTGCGAGCCGGGTGGAGGACTGGGGCCGCGTCCACCTGATCGGTGTCGGTGGCGCGGGGATGTCGGCGATCGCTGCTCTTCTCGCCGCACGTGGCTTGACGGTCAGCGGATCCGACGCGCGCGACTCGGCGACGCTCGCCGCGGTCCGTGCGTCCGGGGTGCGGACGTGGGTGGGCCACGAGGCAGCGCACGTCGACGACGCGGATGTGGTGGTGGTCTCCACCGCGGTGCGCTCCTCGAACCCCGAGCTCGTCCGGGCCCGTGAGCTCGGCCGACGCGTCGTGCACCGGTCGGAGGCGCTCGCGGCGCTCATGGCGGGTCGTACGGCTGTCGCCGTGGCCGGCGCGCACGGCAAGACGACGACGTCGGCGATGACGGCGGTGATCCTCTCCGACGTGGGGCTCGATCCCTCGTACGCGATCGGCGGCACGGTGCTCGGCGTCGGCGGCGCAGCCGTGTCGCTCCCGGTCCGGGGTGCGCGGAACGGGAGCGGGCGGGTGTTCGTCGCCGAGGCGGACGAGTCCGACGGGTCGTTCCTCGCGTACTCGCCGACGATCGCGGTGGTGACGAACGTCGAGGCGGACCATCTCGACCACTACGGGTCGCTGGCTGCCTTCGAGGCCGTGTTCGTCGAGTTCACCGAACGGATCGTCGACGGGGGGTGGCTGGTCGCGTGCTCCGACGACGCCGGCGCATGCCGGCTCGTCGGGACGGCGCACGCCGCCCTGGCCGCTCGTGGTGTGCAGGTGGTGACGTACGGGACCGCGGACGCTCCTGCCGGCTCGGACGCCCATGTGACGATCGCGGACTACGTCGCGGACGGGGACGGCGGCCGTGCGGTCGTCCGGGCGACCTCGGGCCGGGGTCCGCTGCGGATGACGGGTCCCGTCTCGCTCGAGCTCGCCGTTCCCGGTGCCCACAACGTGGCGAACGCCACGGCGGCGTGGATCGTGGCGACGCTGCTCGGGGTCGACCCGGTGCAGGCCGCCGCGGGCGCTGCCGCGTTCCGCGGGACCGGACGTCGCTTCGAGGACCGGGGGACGGTGGCCGGGGTCCGGGTGGTCGACGACTACGCGCACCACCCGACCGAGGTGGCCGCGCTGCTCCGCGCAGCGCGAACCGTTGCCGGTGCCGGGCGCGTGCTGGTGCTCTTCCAGCCGCACCTCTACTCCCGGACGCGGGTGTTCGCGAGGGAGTTCGCCGAGGCGCTCGCGCTCGCCGACGTCGTCGTCGTGACCGGGATCTACGGTGCGCGGGAGGATCCCGAACCTGGTGTCACGGGCGCGCTGATCGTCGACGCCATGACTCGTCCCGGCGCGTACGTGGCCGATCGGGGCGAGGCGGCGTCCCGCCTCGCCGCGGAGGCGCGCTCCGGCGACCTGGTCCTGACCGTCGGTGCGGGGGACGTCACCGACCTCGGGCCCGTGGTGCTGGACGAGCTCGCGCGCCGGCACGGCGGTCGGCCGGGTGGGGGTCCGGCGTGA
- a CDS encoding cell division protein SepF — MAGALRKTMLYLGLADDHGEQLDEDYVDEYEDIEDSMSHDFDAQVTPISRAVGVRAAAPAPAAGDLRRITTIHPRSYNDARKIGEAFREGTPVIMNLSDMDDADAKRLVDFSAGLIFGLHGAIERVTNRVFLLSPVHVEVTGDDRPANAESRAAFYNQS, encoded by the coding sequence ATGGCCGGAGCGCTGCGCAAGACGATGCTGTACCTCGGCCTTGCCGACGACCACGGCGAGCAGCTGGACGAGGACTACGTCGACGAGTACGAGGACATCGAGGACTCCATGTCGCACGACTTCGACGCTCAGGTCACACCGATCAGCCGTGCGGTCGGCGTTCGGGCGGCAGCGCCTGCCCCGGCCGCCGGTGATCTTCGCCGCATCACCACGATCCACCCGCGCTCGTACAACGACGCGCGCAAGATCGGGGAGGCGTTCCGCGAGGGCACGCCGGTCATCATGAACCTCTCCGACATGGACGACGCCGACGCGAAGCGTCTCGTGGACTTCTCTGCGGGCCTGATCTTCGGCCTGCACGGGGCGATCGAGCGGGTGACGAACAGGGTGTTCCTGCTCTCCCCGGTGCACGTCGAGGTCACGGGTGACGACCGTCCGGCGAACGCCGAGTCCCGCGCCGCGTTCTACAACCAGAGCTGA
- the hisD gene encoding histidinol dehydrogenase — MIFRIDLRGRNLTARELVQALPRAELDVDAASARVAPILADVRERGAAALRDLAEQFDHVRPEHVRVPQSALDAALAALDPGVRTALDETIARVRTVHAAQRPADFSVDLAPGAQVRQRWIPVRRVGLYVPGGLAVYPSSVVMNVVAAQEAGVGSLAVASPPQLSGGGLPDATVMATCALLGIDEVYAVGGAQAVAMFAYGAAGSEPQDGAQLCEPVDIVTGPGNVYVAAAKRLVRGVVGIDAEAGPTEIAILADAGADPAHVAADLISQAEHDPLAAAVLVTPSAELADAVDVELAQRAAATKHSERIGVSLAGSQSAVVLVDDLDAGLAVVNAYGAEHLEIQTADAAAVAERVTSAGAIFVGPYSPVSLGDYMAGSNHVLPTGGCAHFASGLGVHSFVRPVQVIEYDAEALRTLADRIVALADAEDLPAHGEAVRARF; from the coding sequence GTGATCTTCCGCATCGACCTGCGTGGTCGCAACCTCACCGCCCGTGAGCTCGTCCAGGCCCTGCCGCGAGCCGAGCTCGATGTCGACGCCGCCAGTGCGCGCGTGGCCCCGATCCTCGCGGACGTCCGTGAACGCGGTGCGGCGGCCCTCCGTGACCTCGCCGAGCAGTTCGACCACGTGCGCCCTGAGCACGTGCGCGTCCCGCAGAGCGCGCTCGACGCCGCTCTGGCCGCGCTCGACCCTGGGGTGCGGACGGCGCTCGACGAGACGATCGCTCGTGTGCGCACCGTGCACGCGGCGCAGCGCCCGGCCGACTTCTCGGTGGATCTCGCGCCGGGCGCCCAGGTCCGGCAGCGGTGGATCCCGGTCCGTCGCGTGGGCCTCTACGTCCCGGGTGGGCTCGCGGTCTACCCGTCGTCCGTCGTCATGAACGTGGTCGCCGCCCAGGAGGCGGGTGTCGGGTCCCTCGCGGTCGCGTCGCCGCCCCAGCTCTCTGGCGGCGGGCTCCCGGACGCGACCGTCATGGCGACCTGCGCGCTGCTCGGCATCGACGAGGTCTACGCCGTCGGCGGCGCGCAGGCGGTCGCGATGTTCGCGTACGGCGCGGCCGGCAGCGAGCCGCAGGACGGCGCGCAGCTGTGCGAGCCCGTCGACATCGTGACCGGACCCGGGAACGTGTACGTCGCCGCGGCGAAGCGGCTCGTGCGTGGGGTCGTGGGGATCGACGCCGAGGCGGGACCGACCGAGATCGCGATCCTGGCGGATGCCGGGGCGGACCCGGCCCACGTCGCCGCCGACCTCATCTCCCAGGCCGAGCACGACCCGCTGGCGGCCGCGGTCCTCGTGACGCCGTCGGCCGAGCTGGCCGATGCCGTGGACGTCGAGCTCGCGCAGCGTGCGGCGGCAACGAAGCACTCCGAGCGCATCGGGGTGTCGTTGGCCGGCTCGCAGTCCGCCGTCGTCCTCGTCGACGATCTCGACGCCGGGCTGGCCGTGGTCAACGCCTACGGTGCCGAGCACCTCGAGATCCAGACCGCGGACGCTGCGGCGGTCGCCGAGCGGGTGACGAGCGCCGGCGCGATCTTCGTGGGTCCGTACTCCCCGGTCTCGCTCGGCGACTACATGGCCGGCTCGAACCACGTCCTGCCGACCGGTGGGTGCGCGCACTTCGCCTCGGGGCTCGGGGTGCACAGCTTCGTCCGACCGGTCCAGGTGATCGAGTACGACGCAGAGGCTCTCCGGACGCTCGCCGACCGGATCGTGGCATTGGCCGACGCGGAGGACCTTCCGGCGCACGGCGAGGCGGTCCGCGCCCGGTTCTGA
- the lspA gene encoding signal peptidase II has protein sequence MSTTPEPVTGHDEPTPSVVPAGAAPTDAPVSARRRRRLMVLLTALTLSVLVVDQVSKAWAVGALTPGERTPVIGSLLGLSLVYNPGAALSIATGMTWVLTVVAVVVAVVIVRASRRIGSTGWAVALGLLLGGALGNLIDRLVREPGLGRGEVVDFIAYAHLFVGNVADVAIVVAAVVIVLLSMRGIRIDGTLEATRTTDPGPHAAAGGSDAPTDARTGEGDLLRTDGTYGDPTVDPADV, from the coding sequence ATGTCTACGACTCCTGAACCTGTGACGGGCCACGACGAGCCCACCCCCTCGGTCGTGCCGGCGGGCGCGGCTCCGACGGACGCGCCGGTCTCGGCGCGCCGGCGGCGGCGACTGATGGTGCTGCTGACGGCACTGACGCTGTCCGTCCTTGTCGTCGACCAGGTGTCGAAGGCCTGGGCGGTAGGTGCGCTCACCCCGGGTGAGCGCACGCCGGTCATCGGCAGCCTCCTCGGCCTCTCCCTCGTCTACAACCCGGGTGCCGCGCTGTCCATCGCGACCGGGATGACCTGGGTGCTCACCGTGGTGGCGGTCGTGGTGGCGGTCGTGATCGTGCGCGCGTCGCGCCGGATCGGCTCGACGGGGTGGGCCGTCGCGCTCGGCCTGCTCCTCGGCGGCGCGCTCGGCAACCTCATCGACCGGCTGGTGCGGGAGCCCGGCCTCGGGCGCGGCGAGGTCGTCGACTTCATCGCGTACGCGCACCTGTTCGTCGGGAACGTCGCCGACGTCGCGATCGTGGTGGCTGCTGTCGTCATCGTGCTGCTGTCGATGCGGGGAATCCGGATCGACGGCACCCTCGAGGCGACGCGCACGACGGACCCGGGTCCGCACGCCGCGGCCGGTGGGTCCGACGCCCCGACGGACGCGCGCACCGGTGAGGGCGACCTGCTCCGGACCGACGGCACGTACGGGGACCCGACGGTCGACCCCGCCGATGTCTGA